A window from Cryobacterium sp. PAMC25264 encodes these proteins:
- a CDS encoding response regulator transcription factor yields MTDQTTPSGIAPGPALTVVIVDDHSIFRSGLRSELDPTLRVVGEAATVDEAIAVVLATQPRVVLLDVHLPGGTGGGGAEVIRGAAAEAPATVFLALSVSDAADDVVTVIRAGARGYITKSSSGAEVSDAARRVAGGDAVFSPRLAGFVLDAFGAVSGETAATNDELDRLSAREQEVMRLIARGYAYKEVASALFISPKTVETHVSAVLRKLQLSSRHELTAWATARKLL; encoded by the coding sequence ATGACCGACCAGACCACTCCGTCCGGCATCGCGCCCGGTCCCGCGCTCACCGTGGTGATCGTGGATGACCACTCGATCTTCCGGTCGGGCCTGCGCTCCGAGCTCGACCCGACGCTGCGCGTTGTCGGCGAGGCTGCGACCGTCGACGAGGCCATCGCCGTGGTCCTGGCCACCCAGCCCCGCGTGGTGTTGCTGGACGTGCACCTGCCCGGCGGTACCGGCGGGGGCGGCGCGGAAGTCATCCGGGGCGCGGCCGCAGAGGCCCCGGCCACCGTGTTCCTGGCCCTGAGCGTGTCGGATGCGGCCGACGACGTGGTCACCGTCATCCGGGCCGGTGCTCGCGGCTACATCACCAAGAGTTCGTCGGGAGCCGAGGTCTCCGACGCCGCCCGCCGGGTGGCCGGAGGAGACGCCGTTTTTTCGCCGCGCCTGGCCGGGTTCGTGCTCGACGCCTTCGGCGCAGTGTCGGGCGAGACCGCGGCGACCAATGACGAACTCGATCGGCTCTCCGCCCGGGAGCAGGAGGTCATGCGCCTGATCGCGCGCGGTTACGCGTACAAGGAAGTGGCCAGCGCTCTCTTCATCTCCCCCAAGACCGTGGAGACGCATGTATCCGCCGT
- a CDS encoding ATP-binding protein has translation MTTVRPTGPRLSGQLVRPRLRIIAGVCAGFARHSGLPVTYVRTVAVVLALCGGAGVLLYGWLWATTPDESAHLPGDPGRPELPKAVLTPAGMVTGGADGEADGEAAWRQAPVTEILLGLALVSTAGALIANRLGAALPVDAIIPAIVALAGTGLAWRQFAELRSGAGPRSSGMLVRALGALVLVALGILLFFVTSDSPNIWTVVVAALSVLVGVAVVVAPWAVRLMRDLSDERALRERESERAEMAAHLHDSVLQTLALIQQKAGPHSDAARLARAQERDLREWLFTGSATGPVDLAAELRGIATTVERDFAVHVDVVAVGSIDRDVPEALLAAAREAILNAARHAGGRVSVYVESSPTAIDVSVTDRGPGFALDQIPADRMGVRESIVARMRRAGGTAVVQTGPGGTGTEIRLTLPLNVQPEHAQPEQAPAPADQALPARIAPHPDLQDGTP, from the coding sequence GTGACCACCGTGCGTCCCACCGGACCCCGCCTCAGCGGGCAGCTTGTGCGGCCACGCCTGCGCATCATCGCCGGCGTCTGCGCCGGGTTCGCCCGGCACTCCGGCCTGCCGGTCACCTACGTTCGCACGGTCGCCGTCGTTCTGGCCCTGTGCGGCGGCGCCGGGGTGCTGCTCTACGGCTGGCTGTGGGCCACCACCCCCGACGAGTCCGCGCATCTCCCGGGCGACCCGGGCCGCCCCGAGCTACCCAAGGCCGTCCTCACCCCGGCCGGCATGGTGACCGGCGGGGCCGACGGGGAGGCAGACGGTGAGGCCGCCTGGCGGCAGGCACCGGTCACCGAGATCCTCCTCGGCCTGGCGCTTGTCAGCACGGCGGGCGCGCTCATCGCCAACCGGCTGGGTGCCGCGCTGCCGGTGGATGCCATCATTCCGGCGATCGTCGCCCTGGCGGGCACCGGGCTGGCCTGGCGCCAGTTCGCCGAGCTCCGCAGCGGAGCGGGGCCGCGGAGCTCCGGCATGCTCGTGCGCGCCCTGGGCGCGCTGGTGCTGGTGGCCCTGGGGATCCTGTTGTTCTTCGTCACCAGTGACAGCCCCAACATCTGGACCGTTGTCGTGGCCGCCCTGTCGGTGCTCGTGGGGGTGGCGGTCGTCGTGGCCCCGTGGGCAGTGCGTCTGATGCGCGATCTGTCCGACGAGCGTGCCCTGCGCGAGCGGGAGTCCGAACGGGCCGAGATGGCAGCTCATCTGCATGATTCGGTGCTGCAGACCCTCGCCCTCATCCAGCAGAAGGCCGGACCGCACTCCGATGCCGCCCGGCTCGCCCGCGCCCAGGAACGCGATCTGCGCGAATGGTTGTTCACCGGCTCGGCGACCGGACCGGTGGATCTGGCCGCGGAATTGCGCGGCATCGCGACCACCGTTGAGCGCGACTTCGCCGTGCACGTGGACGTGGTGGCGGTTGGCAGCATCGACCGGGATGTGCCGGAGGCCCTCCTGGCGGCCGCGCGGGAGGCCATCCTCAACGCGGCCAGGCACGCCGGCGGCCGGGTATCCGTCTACGTCGAGTCCTCGCCCACCGCCATCGACGTCAGTGTCACCGACCGGGGCCCGGGTTTCGCGCTCGATCAGATCCCCGCCGACCGCATGGGAGTGCGGGAGTCGATCGTGGCCCGCATGCGGCGGGCCGGCGGCACGGCTGTGGTGCAGACGGGCCCGGGAGGCACAGGCACCGAGATCCGGCTCACGCTCCCCCTCAACGTCCAGCCAGAGCACGCCCAGCCGGAGCAGGCCCCCGCCCCGGCCGACCAGGCTCTCCCCGCCCGGATCGCTCCGCACCCCGACCTCCAGGACGGCACCCCATGA
- a CDS encoding PspC domain-containing protein: MTEAGSTTTSGSAYGNTGQPTPPGGAAFFDWVRGLGFVRGRDRWLAGVCGAIASRTGLDPLVVRGIAVVIAILGGPIFFLYAVGWALMPDESGQSLVEKAVRQVFEPAMIAVGVLLFFTFIPWMQGIWWQGPPEAWGMPGWLEVLLRTSWAIGLTVGIILLVIYIAKRVPSPRGRTAAGYGSASPQPSPYGSAPQYGSAPQYGSAPQPGNAPQPSAASDATAGAGTPAQPARTLPTDSAPTTYPAARPTASFVPPIPPVPEPPAASAPTDSTAAPTVPVPPVTGSTPPTGPSLWDDLTGRGAQAGSASAGTAPYGSAPYGSAPYGAAASASGHRSAGSWSAGYDPADTARPFDPDRYRALHRRKHLGAGYIAVVSGIALSVGAVAASFVADGSWSNSAFLVGASAALAVIALGIVIAGVRGKEGGWLTFFSIVLAVSLAWTAFIPAGTDVATFGDPTWQYSTESPTGFAMIAGAPTIDLTDLDTAPSGTSREVDVWTAFGDVELVLPDNRTVVVEASSLAGGIDYGTSNDLDRGGVLFHDSQVVADGAGIGVTTVRVWMLFGQVTINQPVER, from the coding sequence ATGACAGAAGCAGGGTCCACCACCACATCGGGTTCCGCCTACGGAAACACCGGCCAGCCCACGCCGCCCGGCGGCGCCGCGTTCTTCGACTGGGTGCGAGGCCTCGGCTTCGTGCGCGGCCGGGACCGCTGGCTGGCCGGCGTGTGCGGGGCGATCGCGTCCCGCACCGGTCTCGACCCGCTGGTCGTGCGCGGCATTGCCGTCGTCATCGCGATCCTCGGTGGGCCGATCTTCTTCCTCTACGCCGTCGGCTGGGCCCTGATGCCCGACGAATCCGGGCAAAGCCTCGTCGAGAAGGCCGTACGCCAGGTATTCGAGCCGGCCATGATCGCCGTCGGCGTGCTCCTGTTCTTCACCTTCATCCCCTGGATGCAGGGCATCTGGTGGCAGGGTCCGCCCGAGGCGTGGGGCATGCCCGGATGGCTCGAGGTGCTGTTGCGCACCAGCTGGGCCATCGGGCTCACGGTGGGCATCATCCTCCTGGTGATCTACATCGCCAAGCGGGTGCCGTCACCGCGCGGCCGGACCGCCGCCGGCTACGGCAGCGCTTCTCCGCAGCCGTCGCCGTACGGCAGTGCACCGCAGTACGGCAGTGCACCGCAGTACGGCAGTGCACCGCAGCCCGGCAACGCACCGCAGCCGAGCGCGGCATCCGACGCGACCGCCGGCGCCGGAACACCTGCCCAGCCGGCCCGGACACTCCCGACCGACTCCGCGCCCACCACGTACCCCGCCGCTCGCCCCACCGCATCTTTCGTCCCGCCCATCCCGCCGGTGCCCGAACCACCGGCGGCTTCGGCCCCTACTGACTCGACCGCGGCCCCCACTGTCCCGGTGCCGCCCGTCACCGGGAGTACGCCTCCGACGGGCCCCTCGCTCTGGGACGACCTGACCGGTCGTGGTGCCCAGGCAGGATCGGCTTCCGCCGGCACTGCGCCGTACGGATCTGCGCCATACGGATCAGCGCCGTACGGCGCAGCCGCGTCCGCCTCCGGCCACAGGTCGGCCGGTTCCTGGTCAGCCGGCTACGATCCCGCAGACACCGCCCGACCCTTCGACCCCGACCGGTACCGGGCGTTGCACCGCCGCAAGCACCTGGGCGCCGGCTACATCGCCGTCGTCAGCGGAATCGCCCTGAGTGTCGGCGCCGTGGCCGCGTCCTTCGTCGCAGATGGCTCCTGGTCGAACAGCGCGTTCCTGGTGGGCGCGTCCGCCGCGCTCGCCGTCATCGCCCTGGGAATCGTGATCGCCGGGGTCCGGGGCAAGGAGGGCGGCTGGCTCACCTTCTTCAGCATCGTGCTGGCGGTCTCCCTGGCCTGGACAGCATTCATTCCTGCGGGAACAGACGTTGCCACCTTCGGCGACCCCACCTGGCAGTACAGCACCGAGAGCCCCACAGGTTTCGCGATGATCGCCGGCGCACCCACCATCGACCTCACTGACCTCGACACCGCGCCGTCAGGCACATCCCGCGAGGTCGACGTCTGGACCGCCTTCGGCGACGTGGAACTCGTACTTCCCGACAACCGCACCGTGGTCGTAGAGGCCAGCAGCCTCGCCGGCGGGATCGACTACGGCACCAGTAACGACCTCGACCGGGGTGGTGTGCTCTTCCACGACTCGCAGGTGGTGGCGGACGGCGCCGGAATCGGCGTGACCACGGTCCGGGTCTGGATGCTCTTCGGCCAGGTCACCATCAACCAGCCCGTAGAACGGTAG
- a CDS encoding ASCH domain-containing protein codes for MHAEITTLPPLVFGEPGEFRELMVALVMSGAKTGSSNLRVAYEMTGETLPEAGSRYALVDSGDFRVAVIEVLEVVETTAAEATLELARHESPTLEHWRTVHRDYWETLVPAIRRHLGDPDWQLTDAEPVISKVFRVV; via the coding sequence ATGCACGCCGAGATCACCACGCTTCCACCACTCGTGTTCGGCGAACCGGGCGAGTTCCGCGAACTCATGGTGGCCCTGGTCATGAGCGGCGCGAAGACCGGCTCGTCCAACCTGCGCGTCGCCTATGAGATGACCGGTGAGACGCTGCCCGAAGCCGGCTCGCGGTACGCACTGGTCGATTCGGGTGACTTCCGGGTCGCCGTGATCGAGGTTCTCGAGGTGGTCGAGACCACAGCAGCCGAGGCCACCCTGGAGCTGGCCCGGCACGAATCCCCCACGCTCGAACACTGGCGCACGGTGCACCGGGACTACTGGGAAACTCTGGTTCCCGCCATCCGCAGGCACCTCGGTGACCCGGACTGGCAGCTGACGGATGCCGAACCCGTGATCAGCAAGGTCTTCAGGGTCGTCTGA